CCTGTTGACCAACTGCGCCCTTGACAGCTCTGTAAGTTTGAGTGATTCTACACAAGCTTGTCTAAGAGAGTGCCCACCGTTCAACAGTTGACATCATCAAGACAACTTAAACATAGTGACAAAATGTACCAGTACGAATTATTTGTATATGGTGCCTACTACAGATTGTATTATACATAATAAAGGAATATAATTGTTAAATTGGTAAAAAGCATAAACTTTACCATTCTCAAAATGGAAAAGCTGCAACAATACTGTTTCTAAAAATGATTAACATGTTCCTAAGCAGTGAACCTTATCTAAATAATTCACAGTCTGAGTGTTCCTATCACAGCTCATTAGCCATATAGAAAGAGAAAATTCACTTAACCTTTAAATAAGGTGATGTCCAACTTAAGGATACTCACTTATGGATGGATAACTAGATCTGTTAGGGCTTTCATTTCACAAATGATTACAAGGATGAAATGCCTTTTATGTTAATACAACAGTCAGCAATAAAGTTCTGGCAGCAGTTTGGTAGTTGTCGCTAGATTCTTCTAACAATGAGCCTTTCTATGGGGAAAAAGAAAACATGGTCAATATATTAATCCATGCAATGGTGGTGAGGGTGGGTAGGGGAGGCAGAGGAACAGAGAGAGCACTTAGTTGGCTACCTGGACCACATCTTCCCCCTTGATGACCCGTCCAAACACAACAAGCTTTTCATTTAAGTCTGGAATTGGTGCTGTTGTAATAAAGAGCTCAAATCCTTTATCATCTGAATTAGCCACCGTGGTCCCAATCATGAATGCTTCATGCTTTGGACTGCATATATCATATAAGAAGGTTCGGATAAAACAAAAGCATCAACAGTTTTCAAACCAAAAGAAAAAAGCAGCGCACAATTACATGTGACACATCATAATATATTTCTGCATTGCAAGAGAAtatgaaacataaaaaaaaatatcatccagcACCAAAATAGCCAGCTAGTAAACCTTATGGCAAGTTGATTGTTGGATTTTCCTTTCAATATCCAGTCTTCTGCAGCTCCAATTCTTTGAGAATGACCTCCTTGGATCACATAGTTCTTTATCACATGATGAAACGGCATCATTTTGAAATAACCCTTTTGACTGCATCATAGATTGTTTGTCAGTCATTATCTTGACAGAAAGGGAAATTGGAAAAAATAATCCCCGCTGATTGACATTTTTTAACTGCTGAGCTGTTTAAGAATATAATGTCCAAACTTTGATGTTACTAAATTTTATGTTCACCATAAGTGCTGACACAGGTTAATGAAGTTTAGCAACTCtcacccattaaaaaaaaaaacagagaaactTTTTCTCTTGCAGGAAAACTAGGATAATAATAAGCCTCGGAACCCCAGAAATCGAACAATCAATCAGATTGCAGAAGGTTCAGAGATGTGTCAAAACAAACTCCATAACATCTCACATCATAAGAACAAACTAGATACAGTGACTGCCAAATAATTAGTAAAAAGAAAGGAGCAGGTGTCCACACATATATTCCGCAATACTTTCAAATGCTTACCATAACACAACAAACTTGTCCACAACATCAGGAGACGCATCCTTGTCAAGCTCCATAGTTATTGAACCTTTCCCAGTATTCAAAATCTATTGCAACAATACAACAATTTAGCGTGATTCAACTAAAAAGAATATTTTGATCAGCACATCCCACAGTACGTGCTGACCTACAATCATGTGCAGTGAAGTGTCCATTATAATGAATTTTAGTTTTAATATATTGATAAAGGTTGAATTGTTGGTTAAGGATAATATGAGATGCAATATTGGCCATTGTGTTTCAAACATTAAGGTAAGAAGCAAAGGAACATACATGGTATCAAGGAAAATGTTGCCTATGCTATTAATTGTAGCACCAAATCCACAGAATAgcatattatttttcttatataaaCCCTCAATGGTAAGCAGCAGTGGATATATATCTGTCAGCGTGTGCACGCACTAATAAGCATGGACACTATGGGATACAGACACAACCAGAAATGGATACATCAATGGATATATGCATATCTTTGGATGCGCAGGCCCATACATGTGCATGTGTATGTGTGTGACCATATACATTAATTACACACACACACGTGCACGCAtgtgcacacacatatatatgcatgcctacgtgtgtacatatatacacacgtatatacatatatgtgcgtgtgcaatacatacatatatatatacatgcatgcatgcctgcatgtatgcatatatatgtatgtacataagtAAAACATGGTAGgtcatcaaaataatatattcCGTACATTATATAACAGCATCAATTTTTATGAGCTCATCATCGAGTCATCATTCAAACCTATAGAGCATAATACATACCCCATATTTTAATATTAACATCATAGACTATAAATTTGACCATTTACTGTTAGAAGgtttaagaataaaaaataaagaaaacacCCTCCTCTTCATATTTGGAAGTATCAGAAAAGTATCTTGACTATATCTGAGAAGCATTTGGAGCCCTTTATTTAATTTCGAACAATATAATACTTTACCCAAGTATTGGACATGTATCTAAGAAATTTCCGACAAAAATCAGTATCTAATACAAACATAGCATGTGATTGACATATTAGATATGAATATATCAGATGAAAAGctaaatgcaaaaaaaaaggacaaaaaagATAAATAAGTGATGAAAATAGAAAGCCAGATACTCTTGCCAAATAGCTGCAGTCTAACAGAAATGTGAAGTTGTTAATAAGAGAAATTGCAATGCTACAAAAGAGAGGAATTGTTGGCAATATAATGGATAAAACTAGGAACGGTAAGCATAACCAGGGTCTGAGAAGCAAACTACCAAAAAGGTATAAAAGTCTTGCCAAATAGCTGCAGTCTAACTAATGCGAACTTGTTAAGAAGAGAAATTGCACTGCTACAAAAGAGAGGAATTGTTCGCAATATAATGGATAAAACTTGGATCGATAAGCATAACCAGCATCTGAGAAACAAACAACCAAAAAGGTATAAAGGAAAGAAGCATTATATTAAGTTCTAATCATTGATCCAACCAAAAATCTAGCAgatcatcttaattttttgaaCCTTGCAACTCACAAATAGCAGTATGCTCGAGTACAGAAAGATTACAACTCCTATTTAAGGAAGTTGTCAATCTTTTAAAGGTTCAGGCGGTCTGCTAGTTGCAAATAATGATAGTATGGATAAAGCCATTAAATCATCTTAAGTTTACTAACTGAAGTTTCAAAGGTTGATCCCATATCTCAATTGATTTTGCTGATTGCAAAGAGACAAGGTTATGGAATCATTATTATCTCCATTATCAGAGAAATGCAATTTATTTAATTTTCCTTAAAACTTGATCCATAGACTGCTTTAAAACTAGtaattgaatttttgaaaataaccAACAGCAGCATTAATGTCCAACAGTCTCACAAAAACTCAGGTCCTTGTTCAAAATAACATGGTTGATAAAGCTATGGGCTCAACTAGATGATGACCAGcagaaataattttgatcttgaaACTAACAGTT
Above is a genomic segment from Elaeis guineensis isolate ETL-2024a chromosome 1, EG11, whole genome shotgun sequence containing:
- the LOC105038196 gene encoding peptidyl-prolyl cis-trans isomerase CYP21-4 isoform X1, with product MARIKPQALLQQSKRKKGPTQTRLATIITCKFVVILIVLSLYATYRHRHGRSSDQSGFDLHDLQKSETFGESKKYNLPSYAILNTGKGSITMELDKDASPDVVDKFVVLCQKGYFKMMPFHHVIKNYVIQGGHSQRIGAAEDWILKGKSNNQLAISPKHEAFMIGTTVANSDDKGFELFITTAPIPDLNEKLVVFGRVIKGEDVVQEIEEVDTDEHYRPKSPIGIIDVTLKQEL
- the LOC105038196 gene encoding peptidyl-prolyl cis-trans isomerase CYP21-4 isoform X2; amino-acid sequence: MARIKPQALLQQSKRKKGPTQTRLATIITCKFVVILIVLSLYATYRHRHGRSSDQSGFDLHDLQKSETFGESKKYNLPSYAILNTGKGSITMELDKDASPDVVDKFVVLCQKGYFKMMPFHHVIKNYVIQGGHSQRIGAAEDWILKGKSNNQLAISPKHEAFMIGTTVANSDDKGFELFITTAPIPDLNEKLVVFGRVIKGEDVVQKGSLLEESSDNYQTAARTLLLTVVLT